AATAGAAAACCCCTATcatatacctttgccttgagcataTCCATTCTATATTATCTCCAAGTGTCTTCATGACATCAATTTATGCTCATGTCTCTTGGaccaacctatactcatttctTCTCAAAGAAATTGTTAGTCCACTAATGTTATCATTAATTATCAAAACTCAAATTACGGACCTAGATGCTTTCAtgggaaggagagagagagagtatatGTGAGAGGGAGGAGCACGGGGGAGAGAGTGTGTGTGAAGGAAGAGAGTACGCGTGAGAGAGAGGAACACGGGGAGGAAGACCAAGCTCGGCCATCGAGCCTCGTGGCCCTCCCCCAAGCGtcgggggagagagagagagaagaggtgAGGGggagatgcttcgggagaaaaaaaggaaaaaagaaaaaggtaaGGATGAGACCCTGATGGGTGGGTTCCACCTGTTATAGAGGAGTAGGGGGTGAAATATAGGAACTGTTGCTGGAGTTGTTGTTGGAGTTGAAGATAAAAATTATAGCCCCAGAAAGTACGAGGAGCAGGGGCTAGAAGTAGGAGATATTGTCAGAGATGCTCTCAGAAATTGGGAAACCAATTGTTCTGGTTTCTGATATCTTATAGACACTGAGATTTGAGAAGTGTTTTGATAGAGAGTCATGGTTTTTCTTACGTCTGGTACGGTTTGTTTCAGTTTGTGGCAAGAAACTATTGGAACAAAAATTCCTACCAAATAGGCCTATGGTATGGCAATGTCCTCCGAGCAAAACTCTTATTTTTGGATTCTTATAAGAGGATTGAACGTAGGGATTAATGGCTACACAGCCAAAGGCCAAGTGGAAAACTTAGGACATCACAAATCAATAGCCGCATCATAGCAACTCCTCGACACACTCGAGCAGCAGTTGGACACACAACCCCTTTCTTTTCCTGACCTTTAATTTTGCAAGAACACCAACGTTTCTGTTCAAGAAACGGTTTATCTGCAGCAGGGAAGACAGAAAAAAAAATGAGCGTTGCTGAAACCAGAAAATTAGCACAGGCCAGCATGCATGACAGAGTTTCTATGGCTTGTTTACTAGCCTAATCTGGCTCTTAATGATTGTTGACTCGCCGTGTCCGTTGCTCATTAAACATGCCCGGCCATCGGATTCGTACTGACGCCGCGCTGTTCCGAGCTGCTGGCTGTTGAGACGAGCCATGCCAATGCCTCGCCCTCTCCCCCACGGCGCCAGGATTTTCAGGGCCTGTTTTGGTTCGTCAGGACCAAATTTTGGTCCTTGTATCGAATATTTGGTCACCAactaggagtattaaatatatatcaattACAAAATTTATTatataaatggaggctaattcacgagatgaatctattaaacctaattagtccataatttgataacgttgtgctacagtaaatttGTGCTAATGATGAAtcaattagacttaatagatttgtctcgtgaattagtcttcATTTATTTAATTGATTTTGTAGTTAACTTATATTTAGTCTCTCTAATTAGCATCCAAATATCCTATATGACCTGAACTAAAAATTAATCGCTGCATCCAAACACCAACACGTACGCGTGGGCATGCGAATTTAGTCTGAAAAAATCATCGCCTTAAAAATAGTCCCGGAACCTGTTGCGAGTTCAGAATCTTTGACACTCTGTGCACGGGTGAACATCCATATTGGTGGACTGACTGGTGGCCCTATTATTTAAGTATATATAATTAAttattttagcttttctagatacatagattTTGATATGCATCTACACATAACATATATCTAAATGCATAATAATAATTATGCACCTAAAAAGCTAAGATAACTAATAATTTAGGATGGAGAGAGTAGTCAAGTATCTTTATTAATTTTAAAATACATTATAATTAGACCTAATCTCGAGTCGGTTAGTACAACATAGTAGTACTGATTGGCGATTATTTTGCTGCATTTGACGCACCATAACGCTCGTGTGTTATCTATAATGGATTGGTGGTGGCCTACGTGTGAGTTTGCCACTACACATCTTTGTTAGTTGCCTAAAGCTAGTGTTGAATTCTGCCAAAAAAAAATACTAGTGTTGAATTTGATCAAAGTTTGTTGGGTTGGGTACGGTGGGCTCATGCAACCCTAAACCCTTTTGGTCTCATTCAGCAATAATCTCTTACAGGTTGCAACATTAGCACGCTAATCTAAAACGAGTTTGTATATGTTGCTTCTGATGCACTACCGTTCTATATGTAAGTGTAGTTTAATATGCAGTGCGTTTGATTTAAGAGAAGTGTTCTGGAGAATGTTCAAGGATCAGGAGACATATGACCCTTGCTTTATGCGCAAATTTGGGGACTGGTGACCTTCCATAAAGCTACTTAGCTTATCTCAATTCGATAATCCTACCAAGATCCGGGAAGAAATGGCGTGTCACGAGGATAGAGGAAACCGGGCTGGTAGTGATGGTTCGAGGCACGCCACTAGCTGGTTTTCTGCATACACTGAATCTTTCTGCCTCTTTGGATGATGACGTTTGTAGTGGTGAACCAAATCATCATAGAACTTTTCATTTGAGTGAGGTTATCATTAGAGATGCATTGTTTGTGAGGAGAAGTATTTCAGGGCTGGTTTATTTGACCAGTTTTAGGACGTCATCATATGTAGTGGAATACTAGTAAGAAAGTCATATTTGGGTCAGTTAGAACTAGCGGTTAGCTGGCATTAGCTTTGGCTAACTGGATAGTTGTTAGCATCAAAATAAATGTACTCCCCAATCAAAAGAAAATGTACTATCATAACTTTCATGGTGGATTGGATGAAACTAATTAGATGGTGTAAATGTTTGTGTCTATTATTTAATAAACTTTTTAAAGTTAGAGAAGTTTGAATTCTAACAAACTAAAGTGAACTATATAATTTAAAGCTGCCCTAAAAACTATATAATTTAAAGCAGTTAAGAGTAGCTTAGCGCTGTGATATAGGTGCTGTTTTGATGGGGTCAAGTAGCACATGTACCCTAAAGTACGGTCCTTAGGCCATCTCTAGCAGTGTCCCCCATCCCATACTTTATCCCAAAATATAGGAGCTTAGCCACTGTTCATTGCTCCAGCAGGTCCCCCATAGCTCCTCCCAAAACCTGAGGTCCTCCCAACGTTGCCCAAACCTACGGGTTTCCCAGATTCTCCCATCCAATCTCCCATCCGAAGTAGCCAACCACGAAATGCCACGcggcagtgggccctgctggcCGAGCGTGCGTCGAGGTCGGGTGCGGCGGAGGTCGTCGGGGTGCGGCGGAGCTCGTTGAGCTCGTCGGGGTGGCGGCCAAGTTCGAGCTCGAGGTcgggggcggcggagctcggtgGGGTGGCGGCTCGAGCTCGTCGTGGTGGCGCCGGGGctcgccggggcggcggcgctcgtcaggcggcgctcgtcgggacGGCTCGGGGTGGCGTGGATGGATGGGGGTCGGATTTACAAGCCACTGCTGGGAACCATGTTGTGGATGGGGGAGAGATAAGGTGGGGCCCACGCCCATTTGCCCCAATATGGGTGATTTGAGGGCAACGTTGCTGGAGATGGCCTTAGGGATCTGATCACCGAATCAACCAACCTtgagcggacggtccggcctAATCAGGCAGAAGTGCGGCCCGGATCGGCCCACCAGCGAAAGAAGCTCCGACGGTCCGGCAACACGTGGCGCCTCCTCGACCCATAACGCTGCAGGAGGGGTCGGGAAGCTCGAGCCGGCCCCGAAAGGAGGGCTCGACCCCGAGACGACCTGGGGAAGGTGTGGGCATGGGCAGCATTAATTGCACTGACCCCGACAAGACGTGCATGCACGCCCCTCGCCCAACAGCCGGGGTAGGGACATCGCCTACGGACCGAAGGATTGGAGGGACATCCCCGGCCAGTCGGGACACCATAACTCCACGACCAGCGCTCACGCCAGCCGCGCTCCCTCGACACGGCTGACGGGACAGCCCGTATCAGGTCACCCTCCGCCGTCAGGCGTAGGGTGAGGGAGGAGCGCTGTGCTAGCGGCCCCCACCTTGGACCGTGCGGCTAGGGGAGAACAAGGCGCccgacaccccccccccccccccccccgagcccCGCGAGGAAGGCCAGGCGTGCCGACCAAACAAGAAGCCCGCCCCGACGTATTAGGGCGAGGGCGTGCCGCAAGTACAACGGCGCCATCCACTACCACAGGACGAAGGCCCGAGGATATGTTAGGCAGTGCCGCGATCTGAGCGAACAGGACTTGGCTTGAGGAGCGGCGGAGCACGATCGACAAGAGGTCTCCGGATAGAACACGTGTAGGGCAGCCAACGACACCGTTCCCAGGAGGCGAGGAACCCCCTCACTCTCACACAATGTAGCCTAGCCCATCACATATATAAGGCGGAGCTGGACCTTCTTCTCTCTAGAAACCAGACACACGCACGCACCACTTGCAAGCGCCCCATTGTAAACACCCAGCATTCGAACGTGAGGAACATGAAAAACAACACCCATACTGGATGTAGGGCATTTGCCCGAACCAGTCTAAATCTTTATTTTCGATTGTTAGCCATCGAGTCACGAGAAGCGCGACGCAAATTACTAGCCGGTGATCGAAACACCGACACGTTTGGATCTAggtgactaaactttagtccccgtcacatcggatatttgaacatcaattagaagtattaaatatagactaattacaaaaccaattgcataaatggagactaattcgcgagacgaatcaaTTAAGTCTAATTAGTCTATGATTTGGCAATGTTGTGCTACACTAAACATATGCTAATAATGGATCAATTAGGCATAATAGACTCTAATTGATTCGTCTTATGAATTAGTctttatttatattattatttttataattattcTATATTTAGTACTTTTAATTGATATCAAAAATCCTATGACGGGACTAAGTCCGGATAACCAAAACCAAACGGAGCTACAGACAATGGAGTCTGATGTGATCGATCGTGCTGCGCGCGGATCCAAGCCCAAGGCCTACTTCTGGCCTGGGCCTGCTTTTGTTGGGCTGGTTGGAGTCAGCCACGTGGGCCGAGCCGTTGTCTGTTTGCTTCCTTCTGCAATGCAGCCCGCCCCACCATGTTGGCTAGTGTTGCAGATGGAGTGATGGATGGATTGCCCTCGCCGGTCAGCGTCCTCCTCTCATCGCTCGTTCCACTCGACCTGGCATCGCAGATCGCACTAGATTTGGTTCGTTTTGATTTGGTTGGAGCAAGTTTGTTTTGGCGGGTAGCATTTGCACTGGCACGCAAGCGGCAAGCACTAAAGCACACGGCCATTGCCCATCGGAGAAGGGCGAGGAAAGGAAATCCTAGCAACAACCGCCTTGTTGGTGTTGGCACGAAGGCCAGCCCAGCAGCAAAAGAGGGCAGAAGGGATGGCGCCCTGCGCAAACCAGCTGCAGCTGCCCACCGCTCCTCTCCACACTCTACGTCGTCAAGCGGGCAGGGGGGTTATTCCGCTGCGTCGCCGCCCCCGCAGCACCATCGTCACCGCAATGGCCTCCGGCGGCCCCAGCCCCGTCGTGGTACGGCGCCTGCTCCTTCTCTTCCTTCCGACAAGGCTCGATCcgtctcctcctccgcctcggtctcagctcctcctcccctcccgtTTTGTGACGCGCCGCAGCTCGGGTGCGGCGGCATCTCCGTGGACTACCTGGCCACGGTGGCGTCCTTCCCCAACCCCGACGACAAGATCCGCAGCCTCGATCTCAAGGTCCAGGGGGGCGGCAACACGGGCAACGCGCTCACCGCAGCTGCGCGACTCGGCCTCCGTCCCAGGATCATTTCCAAGGTGCATTCTTGatttccccctcccctccccttcaCTACCCATTAACAGGACGCAACTAGTCAACGCCTGACCTTTGCTTCTAACCCATAAAACAATCCATCGGGATCAGGTAGCCAACGATGCTCAAGGAAGGAACATCCTCAGCGAACTGCAAGCTGATGGCATCGACACATCCTACATTCTggtatgaattactatgcattagCAACGCAATCAGTCACTCAGTGCTGCTAAGCTCATCCTCTAGAACGCGATGCGTCCTTTTTCAGATCGCAGAGGACGGGAATTCACCCTTCACCTACATCATTGTTGATCAACAGACGTGAGTTGACACGCTCACTCTCTTCTGAACAAGATGCCTATTTGTAATTACATTGCTCTGCTGCAAGCTAGAAACCTGCACGGTCACATTTCTTTTTGGCATATGCAATAATATGCAAACCAGTCACGCTACTACCTGATTCTTGCCAACTTCTTGTGATCATCAATAGCAACTCAGAACAAGTGGCATATCCTAGCAATTATATCCAAAAAACTTTAGCTTAATATCTATTACTGAATTATATTCAGCTGTCCTGcttttgccttttcaggaaaaCTCGTACTTGTATACACACTCCTGGTTCTCCCCCCTTGGTGCCAGAAGAGCTCACAAAGGCAAACTTGTCTTCTGCTTTAGATGGTGCAGACATCGTCTACTTTGATGTACGATTGCATGACACTGCTTTGCTTGTTGCAGAAGAGGTAATATCTTCCAGGCACATCATCTCAGTCCACAAGAATTGAAAAAAAGGAGTACCCACTCTTTCTGCAGTTGTGATTGCGGGTAGCTTATAAATTTGAGATATGCCTTCGGGATTTGTTTTATTTTGTCCACCTTGTCAATCTACAGCTTCTATTGTATTAATGCCACACATAAGACTTTTTCTGGCTAATTTTCTCCTTCTCTCTGCACTGCTACTGAGACTGACCTTTGCTTATGGAACAATCCAGTGCAGGCAAGTCAAAGAAAAATCCCTATTTTGATTGATGCTGAAAGAAAGAGGGAGGGTCTGGACGAGCTTCTTAATTTTGCATCCTATGTTGTATGCTCTGCAAAGTTTCCTCAGGTAAGTTGTTTGATTGCAGAAGACTGTAACTTCTAGATCCTACCCAAGACCCTTCCAATTCTTTTGAAGGTCAACGGGAGGGGAGAGAATCCCCGCCTGATTCATTAATATTGGCCCTGACCAGCCCGCATGATGGTTAAAGTTTTACAGCACTGCATTCTCAAACTTTACTATAAAAACATTGTTCTTGACTACTCCTTGTAGAAATGAAAGTGCCTACATTTCCCGTTGGTTAGGCAGGAATTTGCTTTATATACTTCTCATGGCGTGGCCAGTGTCATTTTAGTTGCAATGCAAACATGTGCTGGCTTTGCTTTACTTACTCTAGCATATTGGATATTTTTTGTTGGATTAGTTCAACCGAATTAGGTGATTGACAACAAAATTTCCCCGTACTGTATATTTTGGTACACTAAGGCTTAGGAATATGTTCAGCATTTTCAGTTTGCTGGCATCTTGTGGGTTTCATTGTTTccacctatctaaatttgtaGGCCTGGACAGGAGCTTCATCACTACCAGTTGCTTTAGTGTCCATGCTTTCAAGACTACCTAAAATCAAATTTGTTATTGTAACTCTGGGGGAGAAAGGTTGCTTGATGCTTGAGAGAAGCATGACAGGTTAGTTTACTGTAGATCTGCATGCTTATGCTACCTTAGTATTTAGATAAGACATGGATACAAGGGATTGTGCATTGTACAGGCAAAGGACCCAGTGAtgttttttctctcttttttggaacaaaaataataaaaataaatatgttGCAGATGCTTCTGAGGCAGGGGAAATAGATGCAGAGGCTTTACTGGAATCACTACAGAAGAAAGTTGACCAGAGTTCTACTATACCAAAATGCATTGCTTCCAAGGTATACCACCTTACATGTACATGGAATGTGGATGGATATATTTTCCATACGTATGTATATTCCTCTATCATCTTGAACTAGATCTGTAAATTATAATCACAAGGTAGGAGCTTCAGTACACTTGAAGTCCTCTGGTTTGAAAATTAAAATTGAAATGAGTGGTAGTAAGTATTCACTTCAAAATGTCTGCTTCTAGACTGACATATTGTCTGGAGTATAGTAGTGGCAATTTGAATGAAATTCATGATTCATTATGCTAGAATTGACAATTTCTTATAGTGTTTTCGTAATACATTTGTTTTTGCGTCTGTCATTGTTTTCAGTCAAACTTGAGAATAAGCGCAGATGGAGTAGGCTCAATAAGTGGCAGGTTACTTCTAGGTACAGCTGAAGTTATACCACCTGGAGAGCTCATAGATACAACTGGCGCAGGAGATGCATTCATTGGAGCAGTTCTGTACGGTCAGTGTGCAATGTCTCCTTTTCCACCATAAATATAGCTGCTAAAATCAATTCTTCTGTTTAGTGCTTCATATTTTTACAGCACCTTTTGTTAGAGAAGCTAGTAAATTTCCTTTTCCAGAAATCAGTTGTGACAAGGTAAGAAATAAGTTTCCAGTCTCATATCGATAATGATCTGTACTCTGTATCAAAGATGTTGAAGTTTTGATTGCATAAGGCTCTTTCCATTAACCTACTAACTGCCGAGGAGTTGAAGAGCACTGAAACGAATACAGTACATGGGCTACTTGCAGCGTCACACAATGTCCTGTGTCAGCTTGCTCATCTTGCTGTTTCTTTCTGCTTTTAACCAGAAGCACTTTGTTAGGTTATAAATACTGATTGCTGCGTCtattttgaaatatttatcaTGCGGGCTTATTGTTTTGTTCTTTTGGATTAGGTTTATGCACCGGCATGCCACCAGAGAGGATGCTGCCTTTTGCAGCACAAGTGGTAAGGAACTTTTAATAGAAATGCAGTATTTGTAAATCAAAATAGTCGAAGAAGGAAGTTGCACATCCATGGCCGCTTACCTTACCTTACAAATCAAAGCGTGTGTGCAAAATTTGCAGGCTGGTTGCGGTTGCAGAGGTTTGGGGGCTCGGAGCAGCCTTCCTCATCGCACAGACCCACGCCTGGCTGGCTATTGATACGAATGAGGCAGAATTTCATACGAATGAGGCCTGATTCCATCCCATGGCTCTAAATCTTTCCAAATCCAATCCAATTCAGTAATAAAAGTAAAACTGATAAGAAGCACCTGTAACTAGAGCGTATCATGATTATCATGGGGACTTGTCATGCTCAACGCCCCTGAAAACCTGAGGTTTATTTCTTTTGTTTTCGCAAGGACTGATATTTCTGCGAAAATGAATGTAACTACATTGTTCCGGCGGAGGGCGGAGCCCTGATTTGATATGTAAATCAGATATATCAATCCCAAGTTGGTTTGGATCCTTCTAGACTCTGCATGTCTACGAGTCCAATTTGTACCTGAAGAAAATACATGCTCATGCAGTTGCAGTCATGCTTAGTGTACCAGCAGTTCATCTAGCCCTCTTGAACTTACCGTAAGTGAACTTTCCTAGGAGGTACGGTGGTAAAggtcttaaatttaaattttaatctAGAATCGGATTCTAAAAGGATTGAGCTTTAAATATATATAAAAGTCAGGTTGGATCGTGAAGAGAGTATTAGTACCATAATCCGTTATCACCCGGAGACCATACAGATTGCCGCTGGTGGATCTTCATGCCGAAGAGAAAAGGAGACCGGTAGTTTGGTACAAGTTGAACTTTGGCTTCGGCCATGAGTTAACTGTCGTTTTTTGTACAGTAAAGCTCGCGGCCCAGCGTGGCGCAATTGAACGCAGCCCACCAGCCATTCAGCCCGAGTATAATCATGGCCCACTAGCCAGCTTGAACGCCACCCCACAGCCCATAGTCCTTTTAACGGCCCGCGCGGCCCATCACTCTGCGTGCCGCTCATATAAAAGGCACCCCCGTCGCTGGTAGGGTTTTCTTCTCGCGCCGCCGGAACGGAACACCCCCGAGCCGAGTCGCCCCCCCGGAGCAGAGCGGAGGAGAGGAGATGGCGGAGAAGAAGGGAGCAGCGGCGAGGAAGGAGGAGGTCGTCACCAGGGAGTACACCATCAACCTCCACAAGCGCCTCCACGGCTGGTAAccctctcctccctctcgcCACCTTGTTGATGTTTGCTGCGCGCTGCGCTCTGTTCTCGCTCGGAGATCCGGCTCGATCGCGCGGTTCTCGTCGTAGTATTTAAGCATCATGAGATGATTGGTAGCAGGTGATGTTGTGTGTTCGGTAGTACTAGACCGTAGACAAGGATCTCCCTGTTCTGTTCTCGTTGCGATCTGGAGGCCCCTGAAGTGCTGAACATTTAGTAATGTTCTACTACGTGATTAGCTATTCTCTTCGTAGCTTGCATATTCGATGACCTTGCCACCGTATGCTTTGTAAATTTTGCCGTGGCACTCGTTTGATATCTTCTTAATTTCATTTGTACTGATTACATTGGAAGGTAAAAGCAATAGGCTCCTAGTATCTCCCTTTATTTCCATTTAGAATTGCAAAATATACTACCAGAGAATTGATATATAGCAATGAAGGGTCCTTTTGACCTAGCTTAGAAAGATATAGCCGTATATGCTCAACACACTTTCTTATGAGGTAAATTTTTAGTGCCTTTTGGATGTTTCTACCAAACATATAAACCATGCAAGCTTAGAAGCCTGATAAGAAACTTTACATTCATTTGTTTTTGACATTTTCTGAGGAATGATGAGTATGAACTCAAAAACAAATAAGCAGGAGAAGAGAAGGTGGGTTGCTTTGATTGCTCATTCAActtgtttgtttgaatgtttcATCCGGATCCAATGGACTCATAGATTGTTCCATTTCAGTTACTGAATGCTTATCCAAGTCTTTTCTGTTCTCTGCATGACCTCTCTTGTTTCCACTTAATGTTGTATTGTTATTGGAACTGAAGATTACTGAATGTGACCATTCCCCCTTGCTTTTTACTCATCATTTTCTGATGTTTGGCAGCACATTCAAGAAGAAAGCACCCAATGCCATCAAGGAGATCAGGAAGTTTGCACAGAAGGCTATGGGCACCACTGATGTCCGGGTTGATGTGAAGCTGAACAAGCACATCTGGAGCAGCGGGATCAGAAGCGTTCCACGGAGGGTGCGTGTGAGAATCGCCCGCAGGAGGAACGATGAGGAGGATGCCAAGGAGGAACTCTACTCCCTTGTCACCGTCGCTGAGATCCCTGCTGAGGGTTTGAAAGGGCTGGGAACCAAGGTCATCGACGAAGCGGATTAAGCTCTCACATCCTCTACATCTTTAGAATGAGAGTGTAGCTTGTATTGGCAACAGCAAACCTTTTGTGCCCAAAAGAAGTTTTGAACTCTTGTACTGTGATGCGACATCACAAAGTTGTCTATTTCCTTAAATCGAATTTAATGGTTAGTTATGTGTTCATTTCTTCATAATTGCCCTTATGATTTACTGTCAAGCTGGGTTCGTAGGAAATGCCATTTTTGGTATTGTCTCAGTAGTGTTCCTTGGATAATTGTATTGCGAGTGTGATTTTGCCTGAACTTGTGTCGTGTGATGGCGTGGAATCTTGCATAAGAATTACAGGGTGAATGGTTTTATTAGCTGAACATACTATATCGAACTTGCTCAAATGAACTGTCATATGCTTGCCTGTTCATTTTTGTCTACGTCTAAGGCCATGCTTCCTGCCAACTGACAAAATATAATGCCCAGTCCTGGGTATCATGCTATCAGCCATAGGTAACCCTGTGTGGTGGTTGTGGATTTGGAATGCCAATTGATCAGCCATCACTCTCCCGGTGGCAGCTGCAAAGGATGGTTGGGGGCTTGAGTGAACTTGATGAGATCCCTATGTTTTTTGTGTGTACATTATAATCAAACGCCAAGCCCCACCACATCAGGTTGCGATGTACTTCATGGACCGGCGCAATGCAGAGTGGCATCTGCAGATGGAGGATCGCCATCGCCGGCGGCCGTCCGACGACGACTGGTTTCCGCTGGGCCGTCACCATACTCTGATTTGTTAAGAATAGTGGAGACAGCTCAAATGTAAGCGTCTCAAGTCCCTATCAAATTGTTCCATGAGGAGACTGCCATATCAATATAGAAATGCAGTTGAATTACTGCATCAGCATCCATGCCGACACCCTACACAACGGTAGCTAGCTAGGTCGGTAGACGAACTTTCATAGCTTCATTCCACAAACTTGCACCGTAGATAGTGTTATTCAACTTCAAGGTGCAACAGTCTTACTATCCGTATCTTGAGTTGCACTATACTACAAAAGGGCTACATATATAGGATTGCGGGAAAATGCTGTACAAGAAGTGTTTCATATTTTGTTACTGTGAAAAGACTGTTGAAGGGCATACATGACGACACCTTCTTGTGATCTTATACGGCAGCTGTAGAAGAGATTTTAGGTTTTACAGATGCATTGATCACCGCCGCTCCGACCATACTTCTCTTAGGAGCGTGTATCTTATGTTCTCCATGGAAGCTCCTCTCTGAGCACTGAAATGCGCAATACCATTTGATGGAGAAGGTGGAGCACTCCTGTCAATTAGGGATGCAAGGGGAGAGTCCAGGTCATCCAGATCGTCGTCACTGGTGTAGCCTCTCCTCTGTACCATTGAGGCTTTCCTATCGAGCTTTGTGCCGCCTCCTATGTCTGCCACTTTCTCTGCCGCATCTGATGTCGAAGGTGCTCGGTACACAATAGGAGCGGCAATGCATGGAAATGCGCTGAGCACATCTTTGTTGGTGCATTGCTCCAGCAAGCTCTGCATAGCATCAAGTATTTCTTAACTACTACATTTCTGTGAATAAATGTGTGTGAGGCTAGAAGCCTACAGCATTTCGTGAGAATGAAACAAACCTCTGAATTCAGCTCCTCTAAGACTCTGCTTGGAACAGGATCTGGACAGAACTCATCAGGGGTGAAATTGCACAGGATTCTTGTCACTAACTGAAGGCCAATGGAGGGGCAGACCTGAGGAAGACATCAAAGGCATAACCACTGGTCATTTGGTTGCCATGTAAAAGAGGAAACAGTATAATAATTTTCCAGGTGCATGCGTGAACGCTGACCTCTTTCCTGATAGATTTTTCAAGAAGCATGTCCTTTGGT
The Panicum hallii strain FIL2 chromosome 6, PHallii_v3.1, whole genome shotgun sequence genome window above contains:
- the LOC112896783 gene encoding 60S ribosomal protein L31, whose product is MAEKKGAAARKEEVVTREYTINLHKRLHGCTFKKKAPNAIKEIRKFAQKAMGTTDVRVDVKLNKHIWSSGIRSVPRRVRVRIARRRNDEEDAKEELYSLVTVAEIPAEGLKGLGTKVIDEAD
- the LOC112896209 gene encoding uncharacterized protein LOC112896209 gives rise to the protein MAPCANQLQLPTAPLHTLRRQAGRGVIPLRRRPRSTIVTAMASGGPSPVVLGCGGISVDYLATVASFPNPDDKIRSLDLKVQGGGNTGNALTAAARLGLRPRIISKVANDAQGRNILSELQADGIDTSYILIAEDGNSPFTYIIVDQQTKTRTCIHTPGSPPLVPEELTKANLSSALDGADIVYFDVRLHDTALLVAEEASQRKIPILIDAERKREGLDELLNFASYVVCSAKFPQAWTGASSLPVALVSMLSRLPKIKFVIVTLGEKGCLMLERSMTDASEAGEIDAEALLESLQKKVDQSSTIPKCIASKSNLRISADGVGSISGRLLLGTAEVIPPGELIDTTGAGDAFIGAVLYGLCTGMPPERMLPFAAQVAGCGCRGLGARSSLPHRTDPRLAGY